In one window of Rathayibacter caricis DSM 15933 DNA:
- a CDS encoding zinc-binding metallopeptidase family protein, producing MRVFGCPHCEARVEFEDAACLRCGTALAYALETDELVEAAGRLLCRYRDTIGCTWLQEELTGGACASCALTGERPVVYDAAVLSQLTVAEFAKRRLIRQLRHLDLPVHRRENGVGLSFWLLSSAQLGSVTTGHADGVVTVDLSEGNDAHREALKARLGEPYRTVLGHFRHEIGHYYWQQLVEGTDLLPAFRALFGDERADYADALDAHYGGASGADWASDHISQYATTHPWEDFAETFAHYLHIADALETTEAVGMSIDGPRGRLPESLAHSVHSRGADRVAGLEMPEILHRWHGFSLALNSVNRSMGKDDLYPFVITPVIAEKLAWVHELVRRAE from the coding sequence ATGCGCGTGTTCGGCTGCCCACACTGCGAGGCCCGTGTCGAGTTCGAGGACGCCGCATGCCTGCGCTGCGGCACCGCTCTCGCCTACGCGCTCGAGACCGATGAGCTCGTCGAGGCCGCGGGCCGGCTGCTCTGCCGCTACCGCGACACGATCGGCTGCACCTGGCTGCAGGAGGAGCTGACCGGCGGCGCCTGCGCCTCCTGCGCCCTCACCGGCGAGCGGCCGGTCGTCTACGACGCCGCCGTGCTCAGTCAGCTGACGGTCGCCGAGTTCGCGAAGCGGCGCCTGATCCGTCAGCTCCGCCACCTCGACCTGCCCGTGCACCGCCGCGAGAACGGCGTCGGGCTCTCCTTCTGGCTCCTGTCCTCGGCGCAGCTCGGCTCCGTGACCACCGGGCACGCCGATGGAGTCGTCACCGTCGACCTCTCGGAGGGGAACGACGCGCACCGCGAGGCCCTCAAGGCGCGCCTGGGGGAGCCGTACCGCACGGTCCTCGGCCACTTCCGCCACGAGATCGGCCACTACTACTGGCAGCAGCTCGTCGAGGGCACCGACCTGCTGCCGGCGTTCCGCGCGCTGTTCGGCGACGAGCGCGCCGACTACGCGGACGCCCTCGACGCGCATTACGGCGGCGCGTCGGGAGCGGACTGGGCGAGCGACCACATCTCGCAGTACGCGACGACGCACCCGTGGGAGGACTTCGCCGAGACCTTCGCCCACTACCTGCACATCGCCGACGCGCTCGAGACCACCGAGGCGGTCGGCATGAGCATCGACGGCCCCCGCGGCCGACTCCCGGAGTCGCTCGCGCACAGCGTGCACTCGAGGGGCGCCGATCGGGTCGCCGGCCTCGAGATGCCCGAGATCCTGCACCGCTGGCACGGCTTCTCGCTCGCCCTGAACAGCGTGAACCGCTCGATGGGGAAGGACGACCTCTACCCGTTCGTCATCACTCCGGTGATCGCCGAGAAGCTCGCCTGGGTGCATGAGCTGGTGCGCCGGGCCGAGTAG
- a CDS encoding flavin monoamine oxidase family protein, whose product MSRIERDVVVIGAGATGLTAALRLHEAGRDVVVLEARDRVGGRLETREIDGQMLELGGQWVSPDQTALLETLDELGLSTYSRYREGESVYIGSDGRARRFIGDIFPGGERTEAEIGRLIELLDRLVAETDPAAPWAHPLAADYDRISFSAWLEQQTDEAEARANVALFVADAMLTKPAHSFSLLQALLMAASAGSFSHLVDADFILDKRVLGGLQRVPELLAERLGHERVLLEQAVRSVHWSEDGVEVRTDDAVVAARHAIVAVPPNLVGRIRFDPPLPHLRQQALQHQSLGLVIKVHATYATPFWRADGLSGTAFSPHALVHEAYDNSNAGEERGTLVGFVSDEKADRVLRLPEAERKAAILDSLAAYYGPAALDPVVYYESDWAAQEWTQGAYAASFDLGGLTRYGALQLEPVGPLRFGTSDLAAEGYQHVDGAIRVGRRLAQEILDEHALTTVPHREGALPA is encoded by the coding sequence ATGTCCCGAATCGAGCGCGACGTCGTCGTGATCGGAGCAGGCGCCACCGGGCTCACCGCAGCTCTGCGGCTCCACGAGGCGGGGCGCGACGTCGTCGTCCTCGAAGCCCGCGACCGCGTCGGCGGCCGCCTCGAGACCCGCGAGATCGACGGCCAGATGCTCGAGCTCGGCGGCCAGTGGGTCTCGCCCGACCAGACCGCGCTCCTCGAGACGCTCGACGAGCTGGGCCTGTCCACCTACTCCCGCTACCGCGAGGGCGAGAGCGTCTACATCGGCTCCGACGGCCGCGCCCGCCGCTTCATCGGCGACATCTTCCCGGGCGGCGAGCGCACCGAGGCCGAGATCGGCCGCCTGATCGAGCTGCTCGACCGCCTCGTGGCCGAGACCGACCCGGCCGCGCCGTGGGCGCATCCGCTCGCCGCCGACTACGACCGCATCAGCTTCAGCGCCTGGCTCGAGCAGCAGACCGACGAGGCGGAGGCGCGTGCCAACGTCGCCCTGTTCGTCGCCGACGCCATGCTCACCAAGCCCGCGCACTCGTTCTCGCTGCTGCAGGCCCTGCTGATGGCCGCCAGCGCGGGATCCTTCAGCCACCTCGTCGACGCCGACTTCATCCTCGACAAGCGCGTGCTCGGGGGCCTCCAGAGGGTGCCGGAGCTGCTCGCCGAGCGGCTCGGACACGAGCGCGTGCTGCTCGAGCAGGCCGTGCGCTCGGTGCACTGGAGCGAGGACGGAGTCGAGGTCCGCACCGACGACGCCGTGGTCGCGGCCCGGCACGCCATCGTGGCCGTCCCGCCGAACCTCGTCGGACGCATTCGCTTCGACCCGCCCCTGCCGCACCTGCGCCAGCAGGCCCTCCAGCACCAGTCGCTCGGACTCGTCATCAAGGTGCACGCCACCTACGCGACCCCGTTCTGGCGCGCCGACGGTCTCTCGGGCACCGCGTTCAGCCCGCACGCGCTCGTGCACGAGGCGTACGACAACTCCAACGCGGGGGAGGAGCGCGGCACCCTCGTCGGCTTCGTCTCGGACGAGAAGGCCGACCGCGTGCTCCGCCTGCCCGAGGCCGAGCGCAAGGCCGCGATCCTCGACTCCCTCGCCGCCTACTACGGGCCTGCGGCGCTGGATCCGGTCGTCTACTACGAGAGCGACTGGGCCGCGCAGGAGTGGACGCAGGGCGCCTACGCCGCCAGCTTCGACCTCGGCGGCCTGACCCGCTACGGCGCGCTCCAGCTCGAGCCCGTGGGGCCCCTCCGCTTCGGCACGAGCGACCTGGCCGCCGAGGGCTACCAGCACGTCGACGGCGCGATCCGCGTCGGGCGCCGCCTGGCGCAGGAGATCCTCGACGAGCACGCACTCACCACCGTTCCCCACCGCGAAGGAGCACTCCCCGCATGA
- a CDS encoding MFS transporter, translated as MSTPAHSPAGGSILRQPLAVWAVAFAAVIAFMGIGLVDPILPAIAESLEATPTETSLLFTSYLVITGVVMFFTSWLSSRIGAKKTLMIGLVLIVVFAALAGTAGSVEGVIGFRAGWGFGNALFISTALSTIVGAASGGSSAAIVLYEAALGVGIAIGPLLGGLLGSVSWRGPFFGTAVLMAVGFIAIATLLREDGPRPAPTPLSAPFRALRVPAIRTLAGAALFYNIGFFVLLAYTPYPLGLDEMGLGFTFFGWGLGVAITSVFAAPLLTARLPRTVVLRSVLVLLALDLVAGGLAISSRVGLIVCIIVGGLLLGVVNTVLTECVMEATDLPRSVASSAYSGVRFLGGAIAPPAASAVAAAISPAFPMYAAAGAVLVAALIVLLGRRTLARADAHGEEPELVEAQAITLGE; from the coding sequence GTGTCCACTCCCGCCCACTCCCCCGCCGGCGGCTCGATCCTCCGGCAGCCGCTCGCCGTCTGGGCCGTGGCCTTCGCGGCCGTCATCGCCTTCATGGGCATCGGCCTGGTCGATCCGATCCTCCCGGCCATCGCCGAGAGCCTCGAGGCGACCCCGACCGAGACGTCGCTGCTGTTCACCAGCTACCTCGTGATCACCGGCGTCGTCATGTTCTTCACCAGCTGGCTCTCGAGCCGCATCGGCGCCAAGAAGACGCTGATGATCGGCCTCGTGCTGATCGTCGTGTTCGCCGCGCTGGCGGGCACGGCCGGCAGCGTCGAGGGGGTCATCGGCTTCCGCGCGGGCTGGGGCTTCGGCAACGCGCTCTTCATCTCGACCGCGCTCTCGACCATCGTCGGGGCGGCGAGCGGAGGCAGCTCCGCGGCGATCGTGCTCTACGAGGCCGCGCTGGGCGTCGGCATCGCGATCGGCCCGCTGCTGGGCGGCCTGCTCGGCAGCGTCTCGTGGCGCGGTCCGTTCTTCGGCACCGCCGTGCTGATGGCGGTCGGCTTCATCGCCATCGCGACCCTGCTGCGCGAGGACGGTCCCCGGCCGGCCCCGACTCCGCTCTCGGCGCCGTTCAGAGCCCTGCGGGTCCCCGCGATCCGCACTCTCGCGGGTGCCGCGCTCTTCTACAACATCGGCTTCTTCGTGCTGCTCGCCTACACGCCGTACCCGCTGGGCCTGGACGAGATGGGACTGGGCTTCACGTTCTTCGGCTGGGGCCTGGGAGTCGCGATCACGTCGGTCTTCGCCGCCCCGCTGCTCACTGCCCGTCTGCCGCGCACCGTGGTGCTGCGCTCGGTGCTGGTGCTGCTGGCGCTCGACCTCGTCGCCGGCGGCCTCGCGATCTCGTCGCGCGTGGGCCTGATCGTCTGCATCATCGTCGGCGGCCTGCTGCTGGGCGTCGTCAACACCGTGCTCACGGAGTGCGTGATGGAGGCGACCGACCTGCCCCGCTCGGTCGCCTCCTCCGCCTACTCGGGTGTGCGGTTCCTGGGCGGAGCGATCGCGCCGCCCGCCGCCTCGGCCGTCGCCGCCGCGATCTCGCCCGCGTTCCCGATGTACGCCGCCGCCGGCGCCGTGCTCGTCGCCGCGCTGATCGTGCTGCTCGGCCGCCGGACGCTGGCCCGTGCCGATGCGCACGGCGAGGAGCCGGAGCTGGTGGAGGCCCAGGCGATCACCCTCGGCGAGTAG
- a CDS encoding NAD-dependent succinate-semialdehyde dehydrogenase, whose translation MSTHYAVIDPASGQTLSEYPSITDAELTGAIGAAHDAYSTWSRTVPVATRAALIARVADLHVERADALAEIIVREMGKPLDQAQGEVGFAADIYRYYADNGEAFLADEPIELSDGTGSAFVRRAGLGVLLGIMPWNFPYYQVARFAGPNIVAGNTILLKHAPQCPESAAAIADIFATAAGELGAPAGVYVNLYASNDQAADVIADPRVQGVSVTGSERAGAAVAEIAGRNLKKVVLELGGSDPFVLLSTDDLDKAVEDAVAARLDNNGQSCNAAKRFIVIDDLYEEFAAKFTEAFTKAQPADPFAEGTLLGPLSSSAATQRLEQQLATAREQGATVRASGEVTGNFFPPAVLEDVTPEMNAYREEFFGPVAALYRVHDEDEAIALANDTPYGLGSYLYTTDEEQALRLADRIDAGMVWINLVLGDAAELPFGGVKRSGTGREMGRSALEEFVNKKLIRIA comes from the coding sequence ATGAGCACCCACTACGCCGTCATCGACCCGGCCTCCGGGCAGACCCTGAGCGAGTACCCGTCGATCACCGACGCCGAGCTGACCGGGGCGATCGGAGCCGCGCACGACGCGTACTCCACGTGGTCGCGCACCGTGCCGGTCGCGACCCGCGCCGCTCTGATCGCCCGCGTGGCCGACCTTCACGTCGAGCGCGCCGACGCGCTCGCCGAGATCATCGTGCGCGAGATGGGCAAGCCGCTCGACCAGGCGCAGGGCGAGGTCGGCTTCGCGGCCGACATCTACCGCTACTACGCCGACAACGGCGAGGCGTTCCTCGCGGACGAGCCCATCGAGCTCTCCGACGGCACCGGATCGGCGTTCGTCCGCCGCGCGGGCCTGGGCGTGCTTCTGGGCATCATGCCCTGGAACTTCCCCTACTACCAGGTGGCCCGCTTCGCCGGCCCGAACATCGTCGCCGGCAACACGATCCTGCTGAAGCACGCGCCGCAGTGCCCGGAGTCGGCCGCCGCGATCGCGGACATCTTCGCCACCGCCGCGGGTGAGCTGGGAGCGCCCGCCGGCGTCTACGTGAACCTCTACGCGAGCAACGACCAGGCCGCCGACGTCATCGCCGACCCGCGGGTGCAGGGCGTCTCGGTCACCGGCTCCGAGCGCGCGGGAGCGGCCGTCGCCGAGATCGCGGGCCGCAACCTGAAGAAGGTCGTGCTCGAGCTCGGCGGGTCCGACCCGTTCGTGCTGCTGTCGACCGACGACCTCGACAAGGCGGTCGAGGACGCGGTCGCCGCCCGCCTGGACAACAACGGCCAGTCCTGCAACGCCGCCAAGCGCTTCATCGTGATCGACGACCTCTACGAGGAGTTCGCGGCGAAGTTCACCGAGGCGTTCACGAAGGCCCAGCCGGCCGATCCGTTCGCGGAGGGGACCCTGCTCGGCCCGCTCTCCTCCTCCGCCGCCACCCAGCGGCTCGAGCAGCAGCTCGCGACCGCCCGCGAGCAGGGCGCCACCGTGCGGGCGAGCGGCGAGGTGACCGGCAACTTCTTCCCGCCCGCGGTCCTCGAGGACGTCACTCCCGAGATGAACGCCTACCGCGAGGAGTTCTTCGGACCCGTCGCCGCGCTCTACCGCGTGCACGACGAGGACGAGGCGATCGCGCTCGCGAACGACACCCCGTACGGCCTCGGCTCCTACCTCTACACGACCGACGAGGAGCAGGCCCTGCGTCTCGCCGACCGGATCGACGCCGGCATGGTCTGGATCAACCTGGTCCTCGGCGACGCCGCCGAGCTGCCGTTCGGCGGCGTCAAGCGCTCGGGCACCGGCCGCGAGATGGGCCGCAGCGCCCTCGAGGAGTTCGTCAACAAGAAGCTCATCCGCATCGCGTAG
- a CDS encoding MarR family winged helix-turn-helix transcriptional regulator: MPTPSAPVRLASAATALARYAGRSSGATGLGAQSGAVWSTLAELRTSAPLRLGELAERVRVTQPTMTGLIARLDEAGWIRRVHDESDGRAWLIEATDAGLTALGEHRLRLDSALAPLFDDLDDDDRRVLERAAALVEERVRRIS; this comes from the coding sequence GTGCCCACCCCCTCCGCCCCCGTGCGCCTCGCCTCCGCCGCCACCGCCCTCGCGCGGTACGCCGGTCGCTCCAGCGGAGCCACCGGGCTCGGCGCGCAGTCCGGCGCCGTCTGGTCGACGCTCGCCGAGCTGCGCACCTCCGCCCCGCTGCGCCTCGGCGAGCTCGCCGAGCGCGTGCGCGTGACGCAGCCCACGATGACCGGGCTGATCGCCCGGCTCGACGAGGCCGGCTGGATCCGCCGGGTGCACGACGAGAGCGACGGTCGCGCCTGGCTCATCGAGGCCACCGACGCGGGCCTCACCGCCCTCGGCGAGCACCGCCTCCGCCTCGACTCCGCCCTGGCGCCCCTGTTCGACGACCTCGACGACGACGACCGGCGCGTGCTCGAGCGCGCGGCCGCCCTCGTCGAGGAGCGCGTGCGGCGCATCTCGTGA
- a CDS encoding DUF2945 domain-containing protein, producing the protein MKKGDKISWNTSQGETHGELVEKKTKEFHFEGQKFNASDDEPYWIVQSDKTDAKAAHKESSLTKK; encoded by the coding sequence GTGAAGAAGGGCGACAAGATCAGCTGGAACACCTCGCAGGGCGAGACCCACGGCGAGCTGGTCGAGAAGAAGACGAAAGAGTTCCACTTCGAGGGGCAGAAGTTCAACGCCTCGGACGACGAGCCCTACTGGATCGTGCAGAGCGACAAGACCGACGCGAAGGCCGCGCACAAGGAGTCGTCGCTGACGAAGAAGTGA
- the glgX gene encoding glycogen debranching protein GlgX: MPATTRSFPYPLGVSLRGDDGANVALYSETADSVEVCLFDESGAETRVALTDRTGHVFHGIVPGMGVGTRYGFRVDGPWDPANGLRHNAHKLLLDPHATAIEGSYAWSEDVFGQYYEDADRRNDADSAASVPKCVVTDPSSFDWSGDTAPRIPLEDTVVYEVHVKGFTQLHPDVPEDVRGTYRGLAHPAAIKHFTDLGVTSVELLPVHQFVQDSHLEEKGLRNYWGYNSIGFFAPHNEYSHAGDDGSQVDEFKTMVKAFHEAGLEVILDVVYNHTAEGNDKGPTLSFKGIDNGSYYRLVEEDRANYFDTTGTGNSLNVSHPAALGLIMDSLRYWVTEMHIDGFRFDLATTLTRQTGEAEVHSAFLDLIAQDPVLAPVKMIAEPWDTAGYQVGGFPADWSEWNGKFRDDVRDFWHGADSVLGTTAQRILGSPDVYEADKRSPLSSVNFVTAHDGFTLADLTAYSRKHNAANGEDNNDGESDNRSSNNGAEGPTENEAVNERRDRMRRNFLATLLLSAGVPMILGGDEIARTQGGNNNAYCQDDEISWFDWENADRELLAFTRELIALRAAEPALKPKWFRRAPGDGGPDTVDILRSDAEGFADEDWDNPDARSITFVFTHEGSASFALLLNAAENGVEFTVPEAPGAEWELACSSDPDQVVSGEVTTLIVRDASFTLLRSA, translated from the coding sequence ATGCCCGCAACCACCCGCTCTTTCCCGTACCCGCTCGGCGTCTCCCTCCGCGGCGACGACGGCGCCAACGTCGCCCTGTACTCCGAGACCGCGGACAGCGTCGAGGTCTGCCTCTTCGACGAGTCCGGAGCCGAGACCCGCGTCGCCCTCACCGACCGCACCGGACACGTCTTCCACGGCATCGTCCCCGGCATGGGCGTCGGCACCCGCTACGGCTTCCGGGTCGACGGCCCGTGGGACCCCGCGAACGGCCTGCGCCACAACGCGCACAAGCTGCTGCTCGACCCGCACGCCACCGCGATCGAGGGCTCCTACGCGTGGAGCGAGGACGTCTTCGGCCAGTACTACGAGGACGCGGACCGCCGCAACGACGCCGATTCGGCCGCCTCGGTGCCCAAGTGCGTCGTGACGGACCCCTCCTCCTTCGACTGGTCGGGCGACACCGCCCCGCGCATCCCGCTCGAGGACACGGTCGTGTACGAGGTGCACGTGAAGGGGTTCACGCAGCTGCACCCCGACGTGCCCGAGGACGTCCGCGGCACCTACCGCGGCCTCGCGCACCCCGCCGCGATCAAGCACTTCACCGACCTGGGCGTCACCTCGGTCGAGCTGCTCCCCGTGCACCAGTTCGTGCAGGACTCGCACCTCGAGGAGAAGGGCCTGCGCAACTACTGGGGCTACAACTCCATCGGCTTCTTCGCCCCGCACAACGAGTACTCGCACGCCGGCGACGACGGCTCGCAGGTCGACGAGTTCAAGACCATGGTCAAGGCGTTCCACGAGGCCGGCCTCGAGGTGATCCTCGACGTGGTCTACAACCACACCGCCGAGGGCAACGACAAGGGCCCGACGCTCTCGTTCAAGGGCATCGACAACGGCTCCTACTACCGCCTGGTGGAGGAGGACCGCGCCAACTACTTCGACACCACGGGCACCGGCAACAGCCTCAACGTGAGCCACCCGGCCGCGCTCGGGCTCATCATGGACTCGCTGCGCTACTGGGTGACCGAGATGCACATCGACGGCTTCCGCTTCGACCTCGCCACGACGCTGACGCGTCAGACCGGCGAGGCCGAGGTTCACAGCGCGTTCCTCGACCTCATCGCGCAGGACCCGGTGCTCGCCCCCGTCAAGATGATCGCCGAGCCGTGGGACACCGCGGGCTACCAGGTCGGCGGCTTCCCCGCCGACTGGTCGGAGTGGAACGGGAAGTTCCGCGACGACGTGCGCGACTTCTGGCACGGCGCCGACTCCGTGCTCGGCACGACCGCGCAGCGGATCCTCGGCTCGCCGGACGTGTACGAGGCCGACAAGCGCTCGCCGCTCTCGAGCGTCAACTTCGTCACCGCCCACGACGGCTTCACCCTCGCCGACCTCACCGCCTACTCGCGCAAGCACAACGCGGCCAACGGCGAGGACAACAACGACGGAGAGAGCGACAACCGCTCCTCCAACAACGGCGCCGAAGGGCCGACCGAGAACGAAGCGGTCAACGAGCGCCGCGACCGCATGCGCCGCAACTTCCTGGCGACCCTGCTGCTCTCGGCCGGCGTGCCGATGATCCTGGGCGGCGACGAGATCGCCCGCACCCAGGGCGGCAACAACAACGCCTACTGCCAGGACGACGAGATCTCGTGGTTCGACTGGGAGAACGCGGACCGCGAGCTGCTCGCCTTCACCCGCGAGCTGATCGCGCTCCGCGCCGCCGAGCCGGCGCTGAAGCCCAAGTGGTTCCGCCGCGCCCCGGGGGACGGCGGCCCCGACACCGTCGACATCCTCCGCTCGGACGCCGAGGGCTTCGCCGACGAGGACTGGGACAACCCGGACGCCCGCTCGATCACGTTCGTGTTCACGCACGAGGGCAGCGCCTCCTTCGCCCTGCTGCTGAACGCCGCCGAGAACGGAGTCGAGTTCACGGTCCCCGAGGCGCCCGGCGCCGAGTGGGAGCTCGCCTGCTCGAGCGACCCCGACCAGGTCGTGTCGGGCGAGGTCACGACGCTGATCGTCCGCGACGCGTCGTTCACGCTGCTCCGCTCGGCCTGA